The genomic segment CGTCGCGCTCGACCATCCGCTGTATCGTGGTGTGGCCGAGCAACTTCAGCATGTCCGCGAAGCCGAACTTCGCAAACCACTCGCCGTTCGGCCGCACCTCGGCCCTCGTCACGTCGACCACCTTCGCGATCTGCGTGAGGTAGGTCTGGGCGTTCTTGTCGATCTGCTCCAGCGTGAGCCCCTGGCGGCTGGCGTCGCGGCCGGACGGGTCGCCGACGGCGGCCGTCGCGGTGCCGATGATGAGGACCGCGGTGTGGCCGAGTTCCTGGAACTGGCGCAGCTTCCGCAGCGGGACCGTGTGCCCGAGGTGGACGTCGAAGCCGGTCGGGTCGATGCCGTACTTGACGCGGAGCGGCTTCCCGGTCGCGTGGCTGCGTTCGAGCTTCTTCTTGAGTTCGTCGCGGGTCTCGATCTGCGCGGCGCCGCGCAGGAGGACCGCGAGTTGCTCGTCAACCGGGGGAAAGGCCATGGGAAAACCTCGGGAAGCCGTTCACCACAAAGGCACAAAGATCACACACAGGGTCACAAGGAACGCAAATTTTGAATGCGGATTTCTTGGTGTCCCTTTGTGTTAAACTTTGTGCCTTTGTGGTGAGATCTTTGTTTCAGGTGAAGAACTGGAAGCGGCCGGTGGACTCGAAAGCATGAGGGATGTGCCGGACGGTGGGTTCGCGGGCGTGTATTGGCCAGGCGATCACCAGCACGTCGTACCGCACCGCGATCCGGCCGAGCAGCCGCCGGCGGGCCAGGAAGCGCGACGTCGCCTCGGTGATCTTCCGCTGCTTGCGGAGGTCCACCGAGGCGGCGGTTTGTTCGATCGCGTCCGGGCGGTCGCTCGACGTGGACCGCACTTCGACCACCACGAGCGTTTCGCCCTCCAGGGCGAGCAGGTCGAGTTCGCCGGCCGCGTCGGACACGTTCGCGGCGAGTAACCGGAAGCCCCGCTGGCGCAGGAACCGGGCCGCGGCCCGTTCGCTGCGCCGCCCGAACCACCGCTTCCACCACCGCCAGCGAGAAAAGCCGCCGGCCGGCGGCTTTTCGTTCTCCGGGCGTGGCGCGGCGGCCGACACGGGTTACTTCTTCTTGGCGGCCTCGGCTTCCTTGCGCTCGCGCTTCTTCTTGGCCGACTTGCTCTCGCCGCCCGCGGCCGTGGCCGCGGCGGCGGCCTCCTGAGCGGCCTTGGAGGCGGCTTCGGCGGCCGTCTTCAGGTCCACGTCGATCCGCGTCTGGCGCTTCACGTCGTCGCGGATCTTGGTGGCCTTGCCGACGCGGTCGCGCAGGTAGTACAGCTTCGCGCGGCGGACCATACCGGCCTTCTTCACCACGATCTTCGCGATGCGCGGCGAGTGAACCGGGAAGATGCGCTCCACGCCCTCGCCCTGCACCAGCCGGCGGACGGTCACCGTCTCGCTGGCGCCGGCGTTCTGGCGGGCGATCACGTCGCCCTCGAACACCTGGACGCGCTCCTTGGCCCCGTCGAGGATCTTCTGGTGGATCTCGACGCGGTCCCCGACGCGGAAGTCCGGCACGTCCGATTTCAGCGTGCCCTGTTCGACGATCTTCATAAAGGGCGAGATCATGGCCCACCGTTCCCTTTCCGCTTGTGCGTGAAACGAGGGGCGTTCGCCCCTCTGCTCGTCTAGGTGTTCGAGTTCTCGGCGGCTCCGTCGGCCGCCGTGTTCGGGGTGCGGCTCCGCAGATCGCTCTGCTCGCGCCGCCATTTCGCGACCGCCTGATGGTTCCCGCCCAGGAGAACCTCCGGCACTTCCAGGCCCTGGAACGCCCGCGGCCGCGTGTACTGCGGGTACTCGAGCCGGCCGTCCTCGCTGTGCGATTCGTCCGCGGCACTCTGCTGGTCGCCCAGCACCCCGGGGACCAGCCGGATCACGGTATCGATGACCACCATCGCCGGGACTTCGCCGCCGTTGCACACGAAATCGCCGACCGAGATCTCCCAGGGCTGCAACAACTGCCGGATGCGGTCGTCGAACCCCTCGTACCGGCCGCACAGGAGCAGGAGCCGCGGCTCGCGGGCCAGCCTCTCGACCGTTCGCTGCGTGAGCCGCTCGCCGGCCGGCGTGAGCATCACCAATCGGCCGGGCGTCTCGCACTTCGCTTGAACCGCCGCCACACAATCGACGACCGGCTGTGCCATCAGCACCATGCCGGGACCGCCGCCGAAGGGCCGGTCGTCCACGCGCTGGTGCTTGTCCTGCGTCCAGTCGCGGATGTTCCAGGCGTGAACCTGAACCAGCCCGGCCTGAATGGCGTCCTCGAGCAAGCTCTGGCGCACGTAACCGTCGAAGATGCCGGGGAACAGCGTCAGGACATCGAACCGGATCTCGGGGCGCTTCCGGGGTTCGGGGCTGTCCACGTCACACCTGCTCGCCCGAAATTCAGGCGGTGGGGGCGGCCGGGGCAGCGGCCTCGGCCGCCTTCGCAGCGGCCTCTTCGGCGGCTTTCGCGGCGTTGGCGGCTTCGATCTCTTCCCACTTCTTCATGAAGTTCTTGAAAATCGCCTCGCAGTGCTCGCTGGCCTTGGCGCCGACGCTCTGCCAGTATTTGATCCGCGACGGAAGCAGCGTGACGCGCTCGCTCTTCTCCGTCACGTGCGGGTCGTAAGTGCCCAGCTCTTCGATCACCTTACCGTCACGCGGCTGGCGGTGGTCGATGGCGACGATGCGGTAATAGTGCCGGTGGGTCCGGCCCATCTGCTTCATTCGGATGCGAACAGCCACAGTGGCTCCCTCGAATTCCACAATTCACTGGAACTGGAATGATAGCGAAGGAGCCGTGAAGCGACTACTGAGCTTCGTCAAAAGTCGTAAGGTCACAAGTCGTAAAGTCATAGCCCCTTACGAGGTGGCCTCCGACTTTACGACTTGCGACCTTACGACTTGCGACAGCTATTTGCGTTTCTTTTTCTTCTTCCGCTCTTCGGCTCGTTCCTTGGCGCTCTTGCGGTGGCCGGTGTCGCCCTTCAGTTTCATGTTGTCCATGCCGCCGGGCATGAACGCGCCCATCTTGCCCATGCCGGTGACCATCTTGAGGCGCTGCCACATCGACATGCTGGCCATCTGCTTCATCAGCACCCGGACCTGATCGAACTGCTTGAGGAACTGGTTGACCTCGTGCGGCTCGACGCCGGCCCCCTTCGCGATGCGCCGCCGGCGCGGGGTGTCGATCAGGTCCGGGTCGGCGCGCTCCTTCTTTGTCATCGAGTCGATCATGCCCTGGACGCGCTTGAGGGCGAGTTCCGGGTCCTCCCCCTCGGGGATCATCTCGGACATGCCGGGCATGCGGCTGATCATGTCCTTCATGCCCATCTTGGCGATGGTCTCGAACTGCTTGCGGAAGTCGTCGAGGGTGAAGTTCCCGTCTTTGATCTTCGCCTGCTGGGCCGCCAGCTCCTCCTGCGACATCTGCTTCTGGATGCTGGCGATCTTCTCGACCACCCCCATCATGTCGCCCTGGCCCATGATCCGGCCGGCCATGCGCTCGGGGATGAAGTCCTCGAGCTTGTCGACCTTCTCCCCCATGCCGATGAACTTGATCGGCACGCCGGTGACGCCCTTGATCGACATCGCGGCGCCGCCGCGGGCGTCGCCGTCGAGCTTCGTCAGGATGCAGGCGTTCAGTTCGAGCGCGTCGTTGAAGGCCTTGGCGACGTTCGCCGCCTCCTGGCCGATCATCGCGTCCACAACGAGGTAGCACTCGTCCGGCTTCACCAGCTTGTCGATGCGCTTCAGCTCGTCCATCAGCGCGTCGTCGATCTGGAGCCGGCCGGCGGTGTCCAGAATGACGATGTCGCAGAGCGTCCGCTTGGCCTGCGCGACCGCGTTGCGGCACACGTCCACCGGGTTGGTGGCCTCACTGTAGACCGGCACGCCGATCTGTTCGCCGAGCGTCTTCAACTGCTCGACGGCGCCCGGGCGCTGGAGGTCGGCCGCCGCGAGCATCGGCTTGCGGTTCTGCCCCTTGAGGGTGAGCGCGAGCTTGGCGGCGGTGGTGGTTTTACCCGAGCCCTGCAAGCCGCAGAGCATGAGGACGACGGGCCGGTCGGCGCGCTGGGGGATCTTGTGGTCCACCGGCCCCATGAGGGCGCACAGTTCCTCGTAGACGTTCTTGACGATCTGCTCGGACGGATCGACCCGCGCGAGCACGTCCTGGCCGAGCGACTTGGCCTCGACCCGCGCGATGAAGTCGGTGGCGACGTTGAAATTCACGTCGGCTTCGAGGAACGCGCGGCGGACCTCGCGGAGGCCGTCCTTGACGTTCTCGGCGGTGAGCCGGCCGCGCCCGCGGAGCTTCTTGAACGCCTCGCCGAGCGATTTGGTAATGCCTTCGAACATTGCGCCACCGCCTGGACCGGGAAACGGAGCGTGCCGCCGCTGCACCGACAGATTACTCTAAGACAACCGCGAGTCCGGTTCAACGGGACCGAAAGGCCGCCCCTTCTCGCGGGTAAAGTCCAAGAGCGAAGAAGGATTAACCGCAGAGGTACAGAGGGCCCAGAGGAAGCCGAACCGGAGAAAGGCATGGTGAGATGTCGAACTTCATCTTATTGTCTTCTCGATGTTTGTGTTCCCCTGTGCCTCGGTGGTGAGTTCTGCCGTTTTCGATCCCACCAGGAGGCGTCATGCGTTTGTTCTGGAGCTTGGTCGTCGTTGTTGCGTGTGCGGGCGTCTCCACTGCGGAGGAATGGCCGCAGTGGCTCGGGCCGAAGCGCGACGGCGTGTGGCGTGACACCGGCCTTGTGGACAAGTTCCCGAAGGGCGGGCCGAAGGTGCTGTGGCGGGTGCCGATCGGCGTGGGGTACGCGGGTCCGGCCGTCGCGAACGGCAAGGTGTTCGTCACCGGTTACACGCCGGGCGCGGGCAAAAAGCTCCCCGAGGGCGGGTTCGCGAAGGGCCGCTTCGCCGGCACCGAACACGTCACCTGTCGCGACGCCGCCACCGGCAAGCAGCTCTGGACCACCGAGTACCCGGTGGAGTACACGATCAGCTACGCCGCCGGCCCGCGCTGCACGCCGACGGTCGATGGCGACTTCGTTTACACCCTCGGCGCGATGGGCGACCTGAAGTGCCTGAGCGCGGCCGACGGGAAAGAGGTGTGGTCGAAGAACTTCATCAAGGATTACGAGTCCGGTTTACCGGTGTGGGGGTTCGCGGCGCACCCGCTCGTGGACGGTAACAAGCTCATCTGCCTGGCGGGCGGATCGAACGACCGCCTGGTGATCGCGTTCGACAAGAAGACGGGCAAGGAGCTGTGGGCGGCGGAAACCTGCGGCGGCGACTTCGGCTACAGCCCGCCGATGGTGTACGAGTTCGGCGGCACGCGCCAGCTCGTCATCTGGCACACGAAGGCCGTCGTCGGGCTGAACCCGGACACGGGCAAGCGGCTCTGGCGCGTCGACTTCGAGGCGCGGTACGCGCTGACCGCTCCCACCCCGCGCAAGGTGGGCGACGACGGCCTGTTCGTCACCTCGTTCTACAACGGCTCGATGCTCCTGAAGGTGGGGGCGGACAAGGCCACCGTCGTGTGGAAAAGCAAGGCGAAGGGCGAGAAGCCGGACCAGACGACCGACCTCAGCTCGATCATGTGCACGCCCGTAGTGGACGGCGATTACATCTACGGCGTGTGCAGTTACGGCCAGCTCCGGTGCATCGAGGCGAGGACCGGCAAGCGCGTGTGGGAATCAATGCAGGCGACCCGCGGCGCGCTGACGCCGGCGAAGGTGGCCGCCGAACCCGAACCGGCCGAACGCGAGCGCTGGAGCCTCGCGTTCCTGGTCCCCCACGAGGACCGGTGCTTCCTGTTCAACGAGCAGGGCGACCTCATCATCGCGAAGCTGTCCCCGAAGGGCTATGAGGAGATCGACCGCGCCCACGTCATCGACCCGACGAACACGATGGCCGGCAACGGCCGGCTGGTGGTGTGGATGCACCCGGCGTTCGCGGACAAGTGCGTGTTCGTGCGGAACGACAAGGAACTGGTGTGCCTGAGCCTGGCGAAGTAGGGATCGCGCTGTCTGCCGTTCCCGTTGGCGAGGTTCACAACACGCTGAGGGTTCATGGCCTCCTGCGACGGGAACGGGGATTACGCGACCGAAAGTGTGGGGCGGTGTGACCGCGGCGAGCGTGTCGACCCATAAGCCGCCAAACGTCGCACGACCGAGTTCCTGTATGAGGTTGAGCGCACGTCGGAGGAGTCGCACCGTTCGGGTTCGGAACGACGAGTGAACCGCGAGCGGGAACAACGAACGAGACGGCCGGGCGGGCCGTGTTCCGAGCAAGTCCCCAAAGGGCTTGCTCGGAACACGGCCCGCCCGGCCGTCTCCGCTTCGGATCGGTCTTCGTCTTACTTGCCGGCGACGCCGTCCGCCTTCTCGATGGCGGCGACGAGCGTCGGGAACGTTTCGTTGATGCTCGCGCCGGCCTCGACGATCACCTTCTTCTCTTCAACGACGGTCTTGCCGTTCACCACCACTTCGGCCTTCACGTCGTAGAAGAACTTCTTCCCGGCTTCGAGCGCGGGGGTGTAGAACGAGCGGTCCGGGCCGGTGCCGGGGGCCAGCTTGCCGTCCACGTACAGCTTGGCATCGGCGGGAACCT from the Frigoriglobus tundricola genome contains:
- a CDS encoding YraN family protein; this encodes MSAAAPRPENEKPPAGGFSRWRWWKRWFGRRSERAAARFLRQRGFRLLAANVSDAAGELDLLALEGETLVVVEVRSTSSDRPDAIEQTAASVDLRKQRKITEATSRFLARRRLLGRIAVRYDVLVIAWPIHAREPTVRHIPHAFESTGRFQFFT
- the rplS gene encoding 50S ribosomal protein L19, whose product is MISPFMKIVEQGTLKSDVPDFRVGDRVEIHQKILDGAKERVQVFEGDVIARQNAGASETVTVRRLVQGEGVERIFPVHSPRIAKIVVKKAGMVRRAKLYYLRDRVGKATKIRDDVKRQTRIDVDLKTAAEAASKAAQEAAAAATAAGGESKSAKKKRERKEAEAAKKK
- the trmD gene encoding tRNA (guanosine(37)-N1)-methyltransferase TrmD, whose translation is MRFDVLTLFPGIFDGYVRQSLLEDAIQAGLVQVHAWNIRDWTQDKHQRVDDRPFGGGPGMVLMAQPVVDCVAAVQAKCETPGRLVMLTPAGERLTQRTVERLAREPRLLLLCGRYEGFDDRIRQLLQPWEISVGDFVCNGGEVPAMVVIDTVIRLVPGVLGDQQSAADESHSEDGRLEYPQYTRPRAFQGLEVPEVLLGGNHQAVAKWRREQSDLRSRTPNTAADGAAENSNT
- the rpsP gene encoding 30S ribosomal protein S16, encoding MAVRIRMKQMGRTHRHYYRIVAIDHRQPRDGKVIEELGTYDPHVTEKSERVTLLPSRIKYWQSVGAKASEHCEAIFKNFMKKWEEIEAANAAKAAEEAAAKAAEAAAPAAPTA
- the ffh gene encoding signal recognition particle protein → MFEGITKSLGEAFKKLRGRGRLTAENVKDGLREVRRAFLEADVNFNVATDFIARVEAKSLGQDVLARVDPSEQIVKNVYEELCALMGPVDHKIPQRADRPVVLMLCGLQGSGKTTTAAKLALTLKGQNRKPMLAAADLQRPGAVEQLKTLGEQIGVPVYSEATNPVDVCRNAVAQAKRTLCDIVILDTAGRLQIDDALMDELKRIDKLVKPDECYLVVDAMIGQEAANVAKAFNDALELNACILTKLDGDARGGAAMSIKGVTGVPIKFIGMGEKVDKLEDFIPERMAGRIMGQGDMMGVVEKIASIQKQMSQEELAAQQAKIKDGNFTLDDFRKQFETIAKMGMKDMISRMPGMSEMIPEGEDPELALKRVQGMIDSMTKKERADPDLIDTPRRRRIAKGAGVEPHEVNQFLKQFDQVRVLMKQMASMSMWQRLKMVTGMGKMGAFMPGGMDNMKLKGDTGHRKSAKERAEERKKKKKRK
- a CDS encoding PQQ-binding-like beta-propeller repeat protein, whose protein sequence is MRLFWSLVVVVACAGVSTAEEWPQWLGPKRDGVWRDTGLVDKFPKGGPKVLWRVPIGVGYAGPAVANGKVFVTGYTPGAGKKLPEGGFAKGRFAGTEHVTCRDAATGKQLWTTEYPVEYTISYAAGPRCTPTVDGDFVYTLGAMGDLKCLSAADGKEVWSKNFIKDYESGLPVWGFAAHPLVDGNKLICLAGGSNDRLVIAFDKKTGKELWAAETCGGDFGYSPPMVYEFGGTRQLVIWHTKAVVGLNPDTGKRLWRVDFEARYALTAPTPRKVGDDGLFVTSFYNGSMLLKVGADKATVVWKSKAKGEKPDQTTDLSSIMCTPVVDGDYIYGVCSYGQLRCIEARTGKRVWESMQATRGALTPAKVAAEPEPAERERWSLAFLVPHEDRCFLFNEQGDLIIAKLSPKGYEEIDRAHVIDPTNTMAGNGRLVVWMHPAFADKCVFVRNDKELVCLSLAK